In Pseudomonadota bacterium, a single genomic region encodes these proteins:
- a CDS encoding cache domain-containing protein, whose translation MKRVLKTVCAVVLSMGVLCLPAFAQSDKAESVSAQDMLIKSEVETAVSMLQAVFLKYQKGEISLEQARKLGADLLRELRYGVDGYFWADTTEGVNVVLYGRKDTEGRKRIEDKDQKGIFYVKEFLATGTTGGGYVEYWFPKKGETKAQAKRSYVLLFKPFGWVIGTGYYQK comes from the coding sequence ATGAAAAGAGTGTTGAAAACGGTGTGCGCGGTTGTGCTGAGCATGGGGGTTTTGTGCCTGCCCGCTTTTGCACAGTCTGACAAAGCGGAGAGCGTATCAGCTCAGGATATGCTAATTAAGAGCGAAGTCGAAACAGCGGTAAGCATGCTTCAGGCTGTTTTTCTGAAATATCAGAAGGGAGAGATATCCCTTGAGCAGGCCAGGAAACTTGGCGCTGACCTTCTCCGTGAACTTCGCTACGGGGTAGACGGGTATTTCTGGGCGGATACGACGGAAGGTGTCAATGTGGTTCTCTACGGCCGGAAGGATACGGAAGGAAGGAAACGGATCGAGGACAAGGACCAGAAGGGGATATTCTACGTAAAGGAATTTCTCGCAACAGGAACAACCGGCGGCGGATACGTGGAATACTGGTTCCCGAAGAAGGGAGAGACAAAGGCCCAGGCCAAGAGGTCATATGTGCTTTTGTTCAAGCCCTTCGGGTGGGTTATAGGGACTGGTTATTACCAGAAATGA
- a CDS encoding C4-dicarboxylate ABC transporter substrate-binding protein — MRKIDFRDISIRELFTFIIPALLVVFAVFLIAYYVVQPAPPGTIVMITGIEGRTYAAFGERYKEILARSNVHLKLLDSSGSVENFKRLKDKTIAVDVGFVQGGTSSGPEAPNLLSLGSITYSPLWVFYRGKETLDDFSQLKGKRIAIGPEGSGLRKLSLDLLKAGNAADLPTILLDIADGAAIKALKEGRVDVVITIGSTDTLFMQELLNAYNVKLMNLGQAEAYTRLVPGLSHVILPKGIINIPKRLPPSDINLVASTTNLVVRNMMHPALMYLLLDAAAEIHGGAGWVNKAGEFPAPKVQDFPLSDQAERFYKTGRPFLLDYLPFWVAVLLDRIVKILIPVLAVIFPLMRILPWFYSWRNRSKLYRLYGELKYLELEITQQLRPGHVVDYSAKLDRIEAAANKVSIPLNFYGELYTLKEHIELVREKVIRLNQREASKDLPLSTPEHPGEHVKLSEDSAARM, encoded by the coding sequence ATGAGAAAAATAGATTTTCGTGACATTTCGATCCGTGAACTTTTCACATTTATTATCCCTGCGCTATTAGTGGTTTTTGCCGTTTTCCTGATTGCCTATTATGTTGTCCAGCCTGCCCCTCCTGGCACTATCGTCATGATTACCGGAATCGAAGGTCGTACTTATGCTGCTTTCGGTGAGCGCTACAAGGAAATCCTGGCACGCTCAAATGTACATCTCAAGTTGCTCGATTCTTCTGGATCAGTGGAGAATTTCAAGCGACTGAAAGATAAAACGATAGCAGTTGATGTCGGATTTGTTCAAGGGGGAACAAGTTCCGGTCCTGAAGCACCGAATCTGCTTTCCTTGGGAAGCATCACGTACAGTCCTCTATGGGTGTTTTATAGAGGTAAAGAGACGCTCGATGATTTTTCACAGCTCAAAGGAAAGAGGATCGCCATAGGGCCAGAAGGCAGCGGTCTGCGGAAACTATCACTCGACTTACTCAAAGCCGGCAACGCAGCAGACCTACCGACCATCCTGCTGGATATTGCAGATGGAGCAGCGATTAAGGCACTGAAGGAAGGCCGGGTTGACGTTGTTATTACAATCGGCTCAACTGATACATTATTTATGCAGGAGTTGCTTAATGCTTACAACGTGAAGCTTATGAATTTAGGCCAGGCAGAAGCATATACAAGGCTTGTCCCCGGCCTGTCCCATGTGATATTACCGAAGGGCATAATAAACATCCCGAAAAGATTGCCTCCATCGGACATCAATCTCGTTGCATCAACGACAAATCTTGTTGTGCGTAACATGATGCACCCGGCCCTGATGTATCTTCTCCTCGATGCTGCGGCTGAGATTCATGGGGGCGCCGGCTGGGTAAATAAAGCGGGAGAATTTCCTGCTCCCAAGGTTCAGGATTTTCCTTTAAGCGACCAAGCGGAAAGGTTCTATAAAACGGGCCGTCCTTTTTTGCTCGATTACCTGCCTTTTTGGGTTGCCGTATTGTTGGACCGTATAGTCAAGATATTGATTCCGGTACTTGCGGTTATATTTCCTCTTATGAGAATCCTGCCCTGGTTTTATTCCTGGCGAAACAGATCAAAACTCTATCGTTTGTATGGCGAATTGAAATACCTTGAGTTAGAAATAACGCAACAATTGCGACCAGGACATGTTGTGGATTATTCCGCAAAGCTCGACCGGATCGAAGCGGCGGCCAATAAAGTTAGTATACCGCTCAATTTCTATGGCGAACTTTACACATTAAAAGAACATATCGAGTTGGTACGTGAAAAGGTGATTCGTTTGAATCAGCGTGAAGCCTCCAAAGACCTCCCATTATCAACTCCTGAACATCCTGGCGAACATGTCAAACTTTCGGAAGACTCGGCCGCTCGAATGTGA
- a CDS encoding peptide-binding protein — protein MTLRKAFVLLILLLFLVACGPKKEQGFYDDPGKPAYGDTMITASIGEASCLIPILASDSASHEIAGYVYNGLVKLDKNLNIVGDLAESWDISKDNLTFTFHLKKGVKWHDGKPFTAHDVMYTYKVIIDPKTPTPYSSDFREVKEAKVIDDYTFQVTYNKPFAPSLISWGTSILPKHLLEGKDITKSPLIRKPVGTGPYVFKEWISGDRVVLIANDAYFEGKPFIARHVIKVIPDSATMFLELKNSAIDSMSLTPLQFTKQTNYPAFKREFNRFQYPSFTYVYFGYNLKHQFFKDKRVRQAISHAINKQEIIDGILLGQGIEATGPYKPDMWVYNKNVKKYEYSKEKALALLKEAGFEKGSDGTLSRGGKPLEFTILVNQGNDVRIRCAELIQQRFKDIGISVKIRVVEWASFINEFIDKRNFEAVILGWTISRSDPDIYDVWHSSKQGSKELNFMSFENKEVDDLLVKARHTFDKNERKRYYDRIQEILAEEQPYTFLFIPYANLAIHKRFKGIEPAPAGISYNIFTWYVPEEQRRYKSNVAISP, from the coding sequence ATGACACTGAGGAAAGCCTTTGTTTTGTTGATTCTCCTGCTCTTTCTGGTAGCCTGTGGACCGAAAAAAGAACAGGGTTTTTACGATGATCCGGGAAAGCCTGCCTATGGCGATACAATGATTACTGCATCCATCGGCGAGGCATCATGCCTGATCCCCATCCTTGCGTCCGATTCGGCATCCCATGAAATCGCAGGATACGTCTATAATGGCCTTGTAAAACTCGATAAAAATCTCAATATAGTGGGGGATCTTGCCGAATCATGGGATATTTCAAAAGATAACCTTACCTTTACATTCCACCTCAAAAAAGGCGTCAAATGGCATGACGGCAAACCGTTTACCGCACACGACGTGATGTACACATATAAAGTTATTATTGATCCGAAAACACCTACACCTTATTCAAGCGACTTCAGGGAAGTGAAAGAGGCAAAAGTGATCGATGATTACACATTTCAGGTAACATACAACAAACCTTTTGCCCCGAGCCTGATAAGCTGGGGTACATCAATATTGCCGAAGCACCTTCTGGAAGGAAAAGATATCACAAAATCACCGCTCATCAGAAAGCCTGTCGGGACAGGCCCGTATGTGTTCAAAGAGTGGATTTCCGGGGACAGGGTCGTTCTTATTGCAAACGATGCCTATTTCGAGGGGAAACCCTTCATTGCCCGTCATGTAATCAAGGTAATCCCGGACAGCGCCACCATGTTTCTTGAGTTAAAGAACAGCGCCATAGACAGCATGTCTTTGACGCCTCTCCAGTTTACGAAACAGACAAATTATCCGGCCTTCAAGAGGGAATTCAACAGGTTTCAGTACCCCTCCTTCACATATGTATATTTTGGCTATAATCTGAAGCACCAGTTTTTTAAGGATAAACGGGTGCGACAGGCTATAAGCCATGCCATCAACAAGCAGGAAATTATTGATGGTATCCTCCTTGGCCAGGGGATAGAGGCAACGGGACCTTATAAACCGGATATGTGGGTTTACAACAAAAACGTGAAGAAATACGAATACAGCAAAGAGAAGGCCCTCGCACTTCTGAAGGAAGCAGGTTTTGAGAAAGGCTCCGACGGAACGCTCTCCAGAGGCGGAAAACCCCTTGAGTTTACTATCCTCGTGAATCAGGGCAATGATGTGCGGATACGCTGCGCCGAATTGATTCAGCAGAGGTTCAAGGATATCGGTATCAGTGTGAAAATCAGGGTTGTAGAGTGGGCGAGCTTCATCAATGAATTCATAGACAAAAGGAATTTTGAGGCGGTCATCCTCGGCTGGACGATCTCGCGGTCCGACCCGGACATTTATGATGTCTGGCATTCTTCGAAACAGGGTTCCAAAGAGCTTAATTTCATGTCCTTTGAAAATAAGGAGGTCGATGACCTGCTCGTAAAGGCTCGCCATACTTTCGATAAGAATGAGCGGAAACGATACTACGACCGGATACAGGAAATCCTTGCCGAAGAACAGCCATACACATTTCTCTTCATCCCTTATGCGAACCTCGCAATTCACAAGCGGTTTAAAGGGATAGAGCCTGCGCCGGCCGGTATCAGCTATAATATCTTTACATGGTATGTACCGGAAGAACAGAGGAGGTATAAGTCGAATGTTGCGATATCTCCTTAA
- a CDS encoding ABC transporter permease, translating to MLRYLLKRLILMVPMLLGITLISFAVIHLAPGEPDVVGAEMNPKVTKQMREQIRSLYGLDKPLYTQYYMWLKRFVKLDFGTSFTPDRRPVIDKIKERLPITISINFLSMILIFFIGIPIGVYCARYKDSIMDKAFTTFVFAGYAMPYFWLALLLMMFFGVYLEFLPISGLKSFNYDELSAAGKILDILKHLILPVCVSAFGGLAGISRYMKNGLLEVLRQEYITTAYAKGLPEGMVLKKHALRNALLPVITILGFSVPGLIGGSVIFETIFAIPGMGQLFYMSVMSRDYPTIMGILVIGAFLTLLGNLLADLFYAIADPRIRIG from the coding sequence ATGTTGCGATATCTCCTTAAGCGCCTTATCCTGATGGTTCCCATGCTGCTCGGTATCACGCTCATCTCTTTTGCAGTGATACATCTTGCCCCAGGCGAGCCTGATGTTGTCGGGGCAGAGATGAACCCGAAGGTGACAAAACAGATGAGGGAGCAGATCAGGAGCCTTTACGGGCTCGATAAACCCCTCTATACGCAGTATTATATGTGGCTCAAGCGCTTCGTAAAGCTCGATTTTGGCACCTCTTTCACACCGGACCGCAGACCTGTTATCGATAAAATAAAGGAGCGCCTGCCTATAACGATTTCCATCAACTTTCTTTCAATGATACTCATTTTTTTTATCGGTATCCCCATAGGCGTATATTGCGCCCGTTACAAGGACAGTATTATGGACAAGGCGTTCACTACTTTTGTTTTTGCAGGGTATGCCATGCCGTACTTCTGGCTTGCGTTGCTTTTAATGATGTTTTTCGGGGTCTATCTTGAATTTCTCCCCATATCAGGGCTCAAGTCTTTCAATTATGATGAACTTTCTGCTGCCGGGAAGATACTGGATATATTGAAACACCTTATTCTCCCTGTCTGCGTATCGGCTTTCGGTGGTCTGGCAGGCATCTCACGGTACATGAAGAACGGACTCCTTGAAGTGCTGCGCCAGGAGTACATAACCACAGCATATGCAAAGGGACTCCCTGAGGGTATGGTTCTCAAAAAGCATGCCCTGAGGAATGCCCTTTTGCCTGTCATTACGATACTTGGTTTTTCCGTGCCCGGGCTTATCGGTGGAAGTGTCATTTTTGAAACGATCTTTGCCATTCCCGGCATGGGACAACTGTTCTATATGAGCGTTATGTCAAGAGACTATCCTACTATCATGGGTATCCTCGTGATAGGCGCTTTTCTTACACTCCTCGGCAACCTTCTTGCCGACCTTTTTTATGCCATTGCCGACCCGAGGATCAGAATAGGGTAG